A region of the Egicoccus sp. AB-alg2 genome:
CAACCCGACCGTGGCGTTCGCGCTCGACCTCGGTGAACTCGAGGCCGTCCTGGACGCCCCGCGCGACCCCGGCGCCACGGGTCCCTGCATCTGACGCCGCCGTAGCGGGCGCGGTGGTGTCACACCCCGCCCGTAGCGTGCGACCGATCGCGCCGATCGCGCCGATCGCGCGGATCGCGACGACGTCGAGGCAGGAGTACGGGTATGGACCTGGTCTTCGCCGTGCTGGTGTGGGCTGCCGTGTTCGGCGTGGCGGCCGGACTGCTCCGCGGCCCGGCACCGGCCCGACGGCCGCCCCGCCATGGCGTCAACCGACCGTCCGGCGGACGAACCCGCGCACGCCGGCCCACAGCAGCGCCAGCGTCGCCGCCCACAGCGCGGCCAGGACGACCGGCGCGGGCATCGTCTCCACGCTCGGCGTCAACGCGGCGCGGAGCCCCTCGCTGACGTACACCAGCGGGTTCAGCAGGACCACGACCTGCAGCCAGCGCACCGCGTCCAGGGCCGCCCCGGGGTAGTACACGGCCCGAGGAAGGTCAGGGGCAGGACGACGAGGGAGAACATCAGCCCGATCTGACGCGGGTTCACCCGTGTGCCCAGCGTCAGCCCGAGCGCGCCCGACAGCAGCGCGGACTGCACCGCGACGACCAGCGTCAGCGGGTGCTCCAGCGCCAGCGCCACCTCCCCCGCCGGCACCACGGCGACCAGCGGCAGCACGACCATCCCGGCCAGCAGGCTCTGCCCGGCGCCGAACAGCATGAAGGCACCCAACTCGAGGCGGACCACGCGCAGGTCGCGCAGCAGCAGGCCGTGCACCGTGGCGAGCGTCACGCGCCAGCCCGCCGCGGCCGTGGACACCTCACTCACGCAGCAGGCCCCTTCCGGTCAGCGCGATGAACGCGCCCTCCAGCGTCGAGCGGCTGACGCTGACGTCGGTGAGCCCGTCGGCGGCGAGGCCGGCCACCAGCGTCCCCACCAGCCCCTCCCGGTCCGCCGCTCGCACCCGCACGCCACCGTCGATGTGTTCGGCGCCGAGGGCGGGGCGCCCGCCGGTCGGGGCTCGCCGTCCGGTTTCGTCCCCGGGAGCGCTCCGTACCGGTGCACACGACCGCGGCGCGACCCCCCTTCCGGCGGCCGTGGCGGGCGGCCGGCCGCACGCCGGGTGGTCTACGGTTGCCCCATGAGCCGCAAGATCGCCACCGCCGACCGCGTCGACCGCGACGCGCTCCTCGACTTCGTCCGTCCGCGCCACAAGGTCGTGCTGACGACCTTCCGCGCCGACGGCGGACTGCAGTCCTCACCGGTCACGGCCGGTGTCGACGGCGACGGGCGCCTGGTCGTCGCCACCTACCCGCAGCGCGCCAAGACGCGCAACCTGCGCCGCGACCCGCGGGCCAGTGCCGTCGTGCTGTCCGACGACTGGGACGGTCCGTGGGTCCAGCTCGACGGGCACGCGGAGGTGCTGGACGTCCCCGAGGCCGTCGAGCCGCTGGTCGAGTACTTCCGCGTCATCTCCGGCGAGCACCCCGACTGGGACGAGTACCGGCGGGCGATGGTGGACCAGGGCAAGAGCCTGCTGGGAATGACGATCGAACGCTGGGGCCCGATCGCCACCGGCGGCTTCCCACCCGAGCTCGCCTGAGCGGGCCCGTCCACGCCGAGGCTCCCGTGGCACTGCGCATCGCCCTGCTGCTCTTCGACGGCTGCGACCTGCTGGACGTCGGCGGCCCCTACGAAGTGCTGCTGACCGCCAACCGGCTTGCCGAGCGGGACGGACGGGAGGTCCCCTTCGACGTCGTCACCGTCGCGCCCGACGAGCGGCCGTTGGCGGCCTACGGCGGGCTCGGCCTGCGCGCCGACGCGACCGTCGACGCGGTCGACGATCTCGACGTGGTGATCGTGCCCGGCCTGATCGACGTGCCCCGCGCGCTGCAGGACGGCGGCCTGCTCGCAGCCGTCGCCGGGCTCGTCCGCCGCAGCGCGGTCACCAGTTCGGTCTGCACGGGTGCGTTCCTGCTCGCCGAGGTCGGCGTACTGGCAGGCCGCGCGGCGACGACCCACCACGAGGACGCGGCCGACCTGGCCGCGCGCGACGACGTCGGCGAGGTCGTCACGGGCCGGCGCTGGGTCGACACGGGTGACGTCGTCACCGGCGGCGGGCTGTCCAGCGGGCTGGCGCTGGGACTGCACCTCGTCGACCGGTTCGTCGGCCGTGACCTGGCCCTGGCGACGGCCCGGCAGCTCGAGCACCCGTGGGATCCCGAGGGACGCGACCAGGTCTCCGCCCCATGACCCCGCCCCTCAGCGAGCGCCTCTACCAGCGGCTCGTCGGGACGGACGACGGCGCGGCCGGCGGGCTGGACCAGGAGGTCGCCGCCGCGGTTCCCCGCAACGCCACCCGGCAGGTGGGTGCGCTGGCACTGCAGAGCGCCGGTGATCTCGTGGTCGACGCGAAGACCGTGCTGGCCTGGCTGTTGGCGGCCGTCGGGGCTCCGACGGCCGTCGCCGGCCTGCTCGTGCCGGTCCGGGAGTCCGGGTCGATGCTGCCCCAGGCGGCACTGGTGCCATGGCTACGGCGCAAGCCCGTGCGCAAGTGGGTGTGGGTCGCGGGCGCGGTCGGGCAGTTCGCCGCCGTGACGGTGATGGCCCTGCTGGCGGCGACGGCGACCGGCGCGACGGCCGGCTGGGGCATCCTGGCCGCGCTCGCGGGGTTCGCCCTGGCCCGCTCGTTGACGTCGCTCGCCTCCAAGGACGTCCTGGGGCGGACCATCCCGCCCGGGCAGCGTGGCCAGATCAACGGGTGGGCGTC
Encoded here:
- a CDS encoding PPOX class F420-dependent oxidoreductase; amino-acid sequence: MSRKIATADRVDRDALLDFVRPRHKVVLTTFRADGGLQSSPVTAGVDGDGRLVVATYPQRAKTRNLRRDPRASAVVLSDDWDGPWVQLDGHAEVLDVPEAVEPLVEYFRVISGEHPDWDEYRRAMVDQGKSLLGMTIERWGPIATGGFPPELA
- a CDS encoding DJ-1/PfpI family protein, whose translation is MALRIALLLFDGCDLLDVGGPYEVLLTANRLAERDGREVPFDVVTVAPDERPLAAYGGLGLRADATVDAVDDLDVVIVPGLIDVPRALQDGGLLAAVAGLVRRSAVTSSVCTGAFLLAEVGVLAGRAATTHHEDAADLAARDDVGEVVTGRRWVDTGDVVTGGGLSSGLALGLHLVDRFVGRDLALATARQLEHPWDPEGRDQVSAP